The Magnolia sinica isolate HGM2019 chromosome 9, MsV1, whole genome shotgun sequence genome contains a region encoding:
- the LOC131254810 gene encoding vacuolar-sorting receptor 1-like, producing the protein MHIVIVKFPELHAVKTTGVVGKKKKKILNGRTYSACIEDHTNGCVCPEGFKGDGFKECEDIDECKEKTVCQCPECKCKNSWGSYECSCDCDLLYMR; encoded by the exons ATGCATATAGTCATTGTGAAG TTTCCGGAGCTGCACGCTGTGAAAACAACAGGggttgttggaaaaaaaaaaaaaaaaatcctaaatggCAGGACTTACTCCGCCTGCATT GAAGATCATACCAATGGTTGCGTATGTCCCGAAGGATTCAAGGGTGACGGGTTCAAAGAATGTGAAG ACATAGATGAATGCAAGGAAAAGACTGTCTGCCAATGCCCGGAGTGCAAATGCAAGAACTCGTGGGGAAGTTACGAATGCAGCTGCGACTGTGATCTTTTGTACATGAGATAA